One Notolabrus celidotus isolate fNotCel1 chromosome 18, fNotCel1.pri, whole genome shotgun sequence DNA window includes the following coding sequences:
- the LOC117830467 gene encoding GTPase IMAP family member 2-like, with translation MIRECRDRYVKRMNLELPELLTRLGQIVKEHDGEHVSCDVFMDPTGETQSTQQEETKPGSLHAVTSAGLCASDDGVTPPPPGEMRILLLGKNDDFKTKLGALITQKEKQWKKPFAGKESVETGEWRGKPLKVVKTADVFSLPVKKLRGQMRNAVSLCPPGPNVLLLLVNPSEFTEENRQRLNFILSFFGQDAFKHSVIISTQEDGQPDDSLTRLLKDCGDRNYSMDENDIHSLMTQIENLINENKGDFLTLTDHLITRKSDHMKPALNLVLCGRRGAGKTSAAKAILGQTGLHSASSSSECVKHQGEVCGRWLSLVV, from the exons ATGATCAGAGAGTGTAGGGACAGATATGTGAAGCGGATGAACCTTGAACTTCCAGAGCTGTTGACACGTTTGGGTCAAATTGTGAAGGAGCACGATGGAGAGCATGtcagctgtgatgtgttcatggATCCAACGGGTGAAACACAAAGCACacaacaagaggaaacaaagcCTGGCAGCCTGCATGCTGTTACTTCTGCTG GTCTGTGTGCCAGTGATGACGGGGtgacacctcctcctccaggagAGA tgaGAATTCTGCTGCTGGGTAAAAATGATGACTTTAAAACAAAGCTTGGTGCCTTGATcactcaaaaagaaaaacaatggaaAAAGCCATTTGCAGGCAAAGAAAGTGTGGAGACTGGAGAGTGGAGAGGAAAGCCTTTAAAAGTAGTAAAAACTGCAGATGTTTTCAGTCTGCCTGTGAAGAAGCTCAGAGGACAGATGAGGAACGCTGTGAGTCTTTGTCCTCCAGGACCAAATGTCTTGCTGCTGTTAGTGAATCCTTCAGAGTTCACTGAAGAGAACAGACAAAGACTGAATTTCATCCTCAGTTTTTTTGGTCAAGATGCTTTTAAACACTCAGTGATCATCAGCACACAGGAGGACGGTCAACCAGACGACTCTTTAACACGTCTACTTAAAGACTGTGGAGACAGAAACTACAGCATGGATGAAAATGACATCCACTCATTAATGACGCAGATTGAGAACCTTATTAATGAGAACAAAGGAGACTTCCTCACCCTCACTGATCACTTGATCACTCGGAAGTCTGACCACATGAAACCAGCTTTAAACCTGGTCCtgtgtgggaggagaggagcagggaaGACTTCAGCAGCAAAGGCCATTTTAGGTCAGACAGGTCTTCATTCAGCCTCCAGCTCATCAGAGTGTGTTAAACATCAGGGAGAGGTGTGTGGACGTTGGCTTTCCCTggtg gtgtaa